The genomic DNA AGTTCGGTGCGTTCGTACAGTTGTTCCCGGGCAAAGATGCGCTCGTACACATTTCACAGCTCGACACATCACGCGTCAACAAAGTTGAGGATATCGTCAAAGAAGGCGATAAAATGCGTGTTAAAGTAACTGAAATCGACAGACAGGGCCGTGTGAATGCATCGCGCAAAGTACTGCTTGAAGCAGCAAAAGAGAACAAAGAAGACTAAAATATAACTGCCGGAAATTAACAAGGAGGACATTAATGTGAAGAAAGATAACAAAAAAGCACATGTGAAAATCGTTCCTCTCGGCGGCGTTGGTGAGATTGCAAAAAACATGTACGTTGTTGAAGTCGACAACGATATGTTTATTCTCGATGCGGGTCTGATGTTCCCGGAAGATGAAATGCTCGGTATCGACATTGTCATACCTGACATTTCATACGTTCTGGAAAACAAGGATCGCCTTAAAGCGATTTTTGTTACACATGGACATGAAGACTCAATCGGAGCAATTCCATACATTATTCAAGAATTAAACGTACCTGTTTACGGCTCCCGTTTAACGCTTGCTCTAATTAAAGAACGTCTGAAAGAGAAGAACGTTAAAAAGAAGGTTAAGTTTTACGCAATCAACAATGAATCAGTAATGAAGTTCGGCAACACGAACGTGGAGTTCTTTGAAACTTCACACAGTATTCCGGATTCATACGGTATCAGCATGAATACACCTTATGGTTCAGTCGTTTATACAGGCGAATTCAAATTCGACCAGAGCTTAAAAGGCAACTACGACTACAACATGTCGAAGATGTATTCACTTGCAGCCAAAAACAAAACGCTTGCGCTGATCAGCGACTCGACAGAAGCTGAGAAACCGGGCTACAACACGGCGGAAAACCTGATTGAAGGAACGATTTTAGATGCGTTCCAGAAATCGAAAAACCGTATTATCGTGTCGTGCTATGCATCAAACTTCGTACGCATCCAGCAGGTGCTGACTAATGCGGCGAAAGTTAACCGTAAAGTATCGTTCCTCGGACGTACGCTTGAATCATCATTTAAAGTGGCAAGAAAACTCGGATATTTCGATATTCCGGACGGGCTGCTTTTACCGAGCCATGAAATTAAAGACTATCCGGACAACGAAGTCGTAATTATCGCTTCAGGTTCACAGGGTGAGCCGATTGAAGCACTTGGTAAAATGTCGCGCGGCCAGCATGAAGTAACGAATATAAAAGAAGGCGATGAAGTGTTTATTCTGACGACACCGTCATCTAATATGGAAGTTGTACTGTACACGACACTTAACGAACTCGTTAAAGCCGGTGCAGTCATCAATACGCCTTCGAGAAATATTCACGCTTCAGGTCACGGTCTTGCTGAAGAACTGAAAATGATGCTTAACATTTTCAAACCGGAACATTTCATTCCTGTACAGGGTGAATTCAAAAATCAGATTGCACACGCACGTCTGGCAACTGAAACCGGTGTTAAAGCGGAAAACATTTTCCTTCTCGAGAAAGGGGACGTCGTTCAGTATGACGGCGAGAAAATGTTCAGCACGGACAAAGTCGAAGCAGGCAACGTACTGATCGACGGCAGCGGTGTCGGAGATGTCGGTAACATCGTCCTGCGCGACCGCAGATTGTTATCGGAAGACGGGATCTTTATCGCTGTCGTAACAATCGACCGTGAATCAAGAGTAATTATGGCAGGTCCTGAAATTCAATCACGCGGTTTCGTTTACGTGAAAGAGTCGGAAGAGCTTATGAAAGAAGCTTCCGAGCACGTCAAAGGTATTGTCGAAGACAATATCAGTGCCGGCAAAATTGAATGGAGTGTCTTAAAACAAAATATCAGAGATGACCTCGGTAAATTCCTATACGATGAAACGAAGCGTCGTCCGATGATTATTCCAATCATTTCTGAAATATAATATAGTTTAAAGCGACGGAGATATTAGGATAACCTTATATCTCCGTTGTTATAATTAAAAAGTGAAAATGAAGGTGGTAAAAGATGGCGACTAAACGAAAGCGCACTGCGAAAAAGAAAAATAATGATAAAAAAACGTATTATGCGAGTTTTGCTTTACTCATTATTATTTTACTTATCATTACAGTATTTCAGCTGGGCCTGGTCGGGGAATATGCCGATGCAGCTTTTAATTTTCTTTTTGGTACAAGCCGCTACTTTACATACCTCGTGTTACTGCTCGCGAGTTTCTATTTGGCGACACATTTAAAATTTCCGTTTACTAAACGCATGCTCGGCTACTTAATGATGCAGTTCGGCCTGTTGTTCCTCCTGCATTCGATATTGTATTTATCGGACCGTGGCAGAACAGACCGCTATTTCACATTTGAAGATATGATGAATAT from Jeotgalicoccus saudimassiliensis includes the following:
- a CDS encoding ribonuclease J, with translation MKKDNKKAHVKIVPLGGVGEIAKNMYVVEVDNDMFILDAGLMFPEDEMLGIDIVIPDISYVLENKDRLKAIFVTHGHEDSIGAIPYIIQELNVPVYGSRLTLALIKERLKEKNVKKKVKFYAINNESVMKFGNTNVEFFETSHSIPDSYGISMNTPYGSVVYTGEFKFDQSLKGNYDYNMSKMYSLAAKNKTLALISDSTEAEKPGYNTAENLIEGTILDAFQKSKNRIIVSCYASNFVRIQQVLTNAAKVNRKVSFLGRTLESSFKVARKLGYFDIPDGLLLPSHEIKDYPDNEVVIIASGSQGEPIEALGKMSRGQHEVTNIKEGDEVFILTTPSSNMEVVLYTTLNELVKAGAVINTPSRNIHASGHGLAEELKMMLNIFKPEHFIPVQGEFKNQIAHARLATETGVKAENIFLLEKGDVVQYDGEKMFSTDKVEAGNVLIDGSGVGDVGNIVLRDRRLLSEDGIFIAVVTIDRESRVIMAGPEIQSRGFVYVKESEELMKEASEHVKGIVEDNISAGKIEWSVLKQNIRDDLGKFLYDETKRRPMIIPIISEI